Within Corynebacterium jeddahense, the genomic segment TCTTGCTGCAGTCATCGCGACTACTGGGTGGCTGCTGACAGCCCTGGTTGACTCCACCAAGCCCTTGTCCTTAGGGGTCGAATCAACCTTTAGTCTTGACTACGTCGAGCCTAAGACTTCACTCGCGGAGGAACTTGAGTCAGACTACGCACCGACGGTAATCCGTAACTCACTGGTTTCATTGGCCGAGCAGAACGGCTACTCCATCTACCGGCTGACTGGCACCGATGACGCAAGCGGGACTTCCCACGAGGTTTTCATCCCGCTGGAGCAAAGTTATCCAGCACCGGAACGCATTCCCCGGCTCAACCGGCCGGATGCCTTGAGCCAAGCGGCCAGTGAGCTTGGGTCGCTGGATTACCACGGTGACTACGTCTTGGTTCCCAAAGCAACGGGTGGCAATGCGAACCACTTCTACGAATCGGCCAGGAATGACGGGCTCAGGCTAAGCGAAAAGACGCAGTTCCTTCACCTCATCCAATCGGTCGTATTCCGCCTGCCCGCGTTGGTGGCGATCCTGTTTCTATTTGTCGTTTCCCTTTTTGCCCTGGTATTTGTTCTTCGGGTTTCCGGTCTTAGATTGGCAGCGCTGCGCACAATAAATGGAGGGCACCGCAGTCAAAAAGGCAATTGGCGGCAATGGACCTTTGTCATCCTCCCGCACCTAGTTCTCATTGGCCTTGCGAGTACATTCCTCGCCCGCCAAGGGAGCTATTCTTTTGCCCTCCTGTTCCTCAGGTTCTACGCCGCCGGGATAGGCTTGGCCCTGGCTACCACCGGTTTGGCCGTAGCCGTCACCGCCCCATTGTTGCGCCGCGCAGTAGCGCTGCTGGGGCAGCGTGCCCCCGCAGAGAAGGCGGCGGGAAAAGCGCTGAAAGTAATTTCGGTCTTTACCTGCGTGACCTTTGTAGCAGCGGGTCTTAGCTCAGCGGCTGCGCTCCGCTCCTACCAGCAGGAATCCGAGGCCCAGCAGACCTGGAAATCTCTCGCGGAGTTTGGAGCCTTGCATTTTTCAGCCAACTTCGACGGCCCTGCTGGCCGCGTGGAAGGAGGCGAGCTCTTGCCGCCCAGTCTGCAGCAGAACTTCCGCGACTTCGCGCTCAGCTGGGAACGGGAGCACGGGGCTGTCCTCAGCCATACTTTGCCGAAAGAAGGTACCGGTGTGCCGGACTCCTGCCCCGTGGCACTTGCCAACCGCCAATGGCACGATCTGCAGGATTATCAGTTCCGTCCCGGAGACGACAACCACTCGGTCGACTATTCCGCAGCCCAAGAGCATTTCGCAGCTTCCGTGGATCTGTGGGCTCAGGAATCCGGCGACCTGCTCCTTAAATCTGCGCAAATTGGTCCGGTCAGTGCCGATCATGCGGTCGGATTCATTAGTGGAACAATGTCGGGGGAACTGGTTCCCGGCGATTGTTTTTACGTGCTTGAAACGGACGATCTATCCGGCTTCGACGCAGACTTCCTAAGCTCCACAGCTTCGAGTGAAAATTTGCTCTTCGCGGATTTCTCGGAACTGGGTCCAGAACTTACCGCTGCCGGCCTCGAAGGCTACGTCTACCCGGTACGCGCCGCCGATCGCGGTCTGGCCGAACTAGTAGCCAGCACGGCGCTGTTCTGGCTGAGTATCCTGAGCGCCCTCGGAGCTTTGCTCGCCACGCTTGCGGCCTTGATAGTCCAGGCGCGCATCCAGCTCCGAGTTCACCGTCGCCTCCTGGTACTCCTCCACAGCGCTGGGCAATCACCGGACAAAACAATGTGGCGACTATTCAAAAGCCAACTGGTCAGCCTGACAGTTGTCGTCATATTGTCCGTCCTGGCTCCGCTACTGCTTCCCAACCCGTTCCTCTACACCTTCACCGCGCTAAGCTGCCTTGTCTTAATCGTCTACCTCGGTTTTGTCCGTCTCAGTATTTCTCAGCACATGTCCGCCTCCCCTAGGAGTCACAATGTCATTGGCTAGCCCCAATCAGTCCCCCACTCTGCCGCCGGAGATTTCCACCTCTCATCTCTGTCTCGCCGCGGAGTCGACTTTTTCTGTGGGGCGCAGCACGCGGATGGTGAAGAAGTCCCTCGTGGAAAATGCAACGTTTTCCCTACCCGGGCCAGGCTTTGTCGCCATCTGTGGAGCCAGCGGTTCCGGAAAGACTTTGCTGCTCAACACCTTGGCCGGGCTCCTGCCGCCGGCGGACGGCCTCCTCCGGATAGACGGTGAGAATGCCTCCGCGTGGAGGATGAAGCGGAGGCGGAGGTTCTGGCGAGAACGCGCAGCGATAATCCACCAAGACCACGGAATCATTCCCGAACTAAGCTGCGAAGATAACCTCACCCTCGGGCTATCCAGGAAGCAATACTCCAAAGAAGAATTGCTGCACTCCCTCGGCGAAGTCGGTCTTGATGTCCCCTTCGACGGGCCGGCAGCTATTCTCAGCGGAGGCGAGCAGCAGCGGCTGGCGATCGCCCGAGCCCTGCTCCGCGGCGCGGCTTATGTGTTCGCTGACGAGCCGACCGCCTCCCTCGACCCCACTAACCGCGACCAAGTTATCGCGCTCCTGCGGCGAGCTGCGGACGGGGGCGCACTCGTTCTGGCCGCCACGCACGATGCCGCAGTTATTGCTGCCGCTGACAGCACCTTGCGCATCAATGATCGCCAGGTCACAGTCTCCGGCTCTGCGCGGGATTAAATCGCGATGCCCGCGGCCTTGGCCACCTTCCGGTACCCGGCCGCATGGTCCGCGACGCTGGCGTGGGCGTTGAGTCCGCTGGGGTTGTCGAGCACGGGCCTGACCCCCGGAAAGTAGACACGTCGGGGGTTAGCTATGCTGCTTGGGTCAGCGTAGCTGATGTGAGTGCTTCGAAGTCATTGGGGGCTAGAACGTTGCACCAGGAGTGCCGTCTGCGGGTGTTGTAGCGCATGCACCACCGGAAGACTTCTTGGCGACTGATGTCGAAGTGGTCGAATTTCGTGCGCGGTGAACCCGCCCGCCAGGAGGTGCTTGAAGTCGCCCTCGACTGGATCGCTCAGCGTGACGGCGTGAGTATCGACAACTACATGGCTAAGCACCGCGATGACGACGACTGCAATGAACTGCAGACGTACTTCACCACCGTCATCGACTGGGCCGCAAGCGTGTTCAAGATGACGGACAGTTCCATGCGTGGAATCGCATGGAACAAGCTCTATGAGCAGTACGGCGACAAGGGCTACGACGCAACAGAGATGACCGCCGAAGCACGCGAGTTGCTTTCCGACTCGCAGGTTCAGTCGAAGAAGGGTATCTACGAGTACCTTCTCGGCGGCAAGAAAGAGACGCGGCTGCTTAGCGTGCGTGTCTTCACTGAGGCCGTCAAAAAGCGCGTGTACAAGCGCCAGACAGACGCCGCCGAGAAGAACGGTGTCTCGAACTGCTCGTATTGCGCCCTCGGTCACGAGGGGGGCAAGGCGAAGATCTGGCCGCTCAAGGATATGGACGCCGATCACGTCGCCGCCTGGTCGAAGGGCGGCAAGACCGAGGAAAGCAACTGCGAGCTGCTCTGCAAGTCCCACAACCGTGCCAAAGGTAACGCATAGGAGCAGGTGACTAACCATGCTCATCGGTTACGCCCGCGTTTCCACCTCGAAGCAGGGGCAGTCACTCGACACCCAGCGCGACGCCCTGATCGACGCTGGTTGCGACCCTCAGCACATCTACTCAGACACCATCTCCGGCACGAAATGGCAACGGCCTGGCCTCGATGACGCGCTGGCGTACATGCGCCCCGACGACACGCTCGTTGTCACACGCTTGGACAGGCTCGGCCGCAGCCTCGCGGACACCGTGAACACCATCGCTGACCTCGCCGAGCGCGACATCAACGTCAAGGTGTTGGAGCCAGCGCTGGACACGTCGAAGCCCACCGACAAGGTGGTCATCAACGTCATGGCAAGTCTTGCCGAGTGGGAGCGTGACCTGCTTGTCCAGCGCACCCGTGAAGGCGTGGCGCACGCCCGCGCACAGGGCAGGGTCGCCGGCCCGAAGCCGAAGCTCAGCGCTGAGCAGGCCCAGATCGCTAAGGAGCTTATCGAGGGCGGCAAGTCCCTCAGCGCAGTAGGCAGGACATTCAACGTCTCGCGGCCGACGATCTATCGCGCTCTCAAGCGCATCGAAGCCGACGCTTAATCACAGGCTGCGTCGCTAGCGCTCGCACCCAGCGAGCGAGCATCAGGCTGCGCTAGCGACGCTCAGCACGCTTCAGGTGCGGTGGTGCCGTGGCAGGGCGCGACCGGCAGAGCCGGACCGAATACGGGATTGACCACGTACACCCCGTATTCGTGCAAAGGAGCACTGCAATGTCCACTCATTCCCACACGCTTGCATCCCACGGCGAGATCCTCGCGAACCTCCCCGGCATCCTCGGGTTCTACCCGAACAACTCGCTGATCCTCGCGTTCTTCGTCGACGACGAGGGCGTCGACACCGTTCGCCTCGGCCCGGTCGCACGGTTCGACCTGGACGAGGCCGTGGAGAAGCTCACCGAGAGCCGCGAGCGGTTCGCAGCGTGGGTCCACCACCTCGAACTCGACGCTGTTATCGCGTACATGATCAGCGATGACATTGCGCAACCGATCTTCGACGAAACCGCCACGTATCTCACCAGCGGGGCAGTGCACCTACCGCCGCTGCTCGGGGTGGTGCAGGTGCCCGAGATCGTCACCGGGGCTGCCTGGTGGTCTGTGTACCAGCATCCGCTCATCGACGAGCCGCGCCACGGCGTTGTCGGCGAGGTCGCCGCATCGGCGGCGCTTAAGCAGATGCTAGAGCACACCGGCGAGCTGCCGGAGCCGAGCAAAGACGACATCGAGGCACGGTTGAACAGCACCGATCACGGCATCGACGCTGCCGAGCACGCGGACATCATCGAAGACGCGCTGGCGTATATCCCGCCGATGTTCTCCGACATGCTGCAGCGTGAATACGAGCAGGCGGCGGCAGGGATCACCCAGCCGAGCACTCGCGCTGTTCGATCTGCGCTGAAATGCTTCACCACGCCGCGCTTGCGGGATACGCTGCTTGCCGCGCTGCTCGATGAACCGCAGGCGGGCCTTGCGTTCATAGAGCAGGTCATGCGCGCTGTCCCGACCAGCTGGCCAGGGATGCGGGCGCAGCTCACAGCCACTGTTGCAGTGCTTGCGCACGCCACAGGCCAGCCGGGGCTAGCTGGCGTGGCTGCGCAGCGAGCCACCGAGATCGGGCCAGACGAGAACTTCCCGTCGTTGGTAGCGAAGCTAACCGATATCGGCCAAGGTGAGCGGATGGTCGAGCTTGTCCGCGAAGGCGCCGAGAAGACCCGCACGATCTTGTTTGCCGAGTAACACCGCATACCCCGTTGCAGCGATGCAACGGGGTTTCTTTTTTCTCGTCGGCCGTGGCTTGCGACGACAGACACCTCAACGAGGTAGGGGAGCGACCCCTAGACAGCAGAGCTGTCTCCAACAGACGGATTGACCACCAATCCGAACAAGGAGGCACGTGATGCGCGACATCACCCACACCGACCTGGAACTGCTCTACCAGCTCGCCGACGGCATCGACGGCGAGGACGCCGATCCGGGCGCAGCACAAGAACTGCGCGACCTAGAGGCGGCAGGCACACCGCTGCCCTGGGCAGTGCTGTAACGGCAGCGCAACCCCCGCAGCAGCAAAGCCGCTGCTGAAGTACCCAAATTGCACAGCAAATCACACTCACTCACATAAGGAGAACCATCATGTCCAACCCCTTCAACAACGGCACCATCGTCGGCAACGCAGCTCGCGCACCGAAGCTGTTCGAGCACGCAAACGGTGGTGCGACGGTGAAGCTCAGCGTCTATGCGCGCAACACCTTCAAGAACAAGGCCACCGGCAAGGTGGAAAGCGAGATCGTGGAGCTGACCGGCTACGTCCAGGACGCTAAGAACCCCGGCGTATTCGGCTGCATCGGCTCCGGCGATCGTGTCGCGGTGAGCTACTCGCTGAAAACCGACGTCTACACCGACAAGGACGGCCAGAAGCAGTACCCGCTGGTCGCCCGTATCGACACCGTGCAGCTGATCGACTCCAAGAAAGAGTCCGCTGCGCGCGCAGCCCGTCGCGGAGGCGAGGCGGCGAACGCCGCCCTGGCTGGCGCTGACGCCGACAACGACGAAGCACCGTTCTAACAACGACACCCCGCAGGGAAACCTGCGGGGTTATTTTTTCAACTATTCCACGGTGTTGATCCAGCTCTTTCACGGCCTTACCCAACTGAACAAAACCCAACAGCCCTAGCATCAGCTTGGCGATCGGGGTGGAGTCTTTTGAGTAGGTCTGTCCCTCCTTGAGGAACTTCACCGACACTCCTTTGCTGACTAGCTCGTCAACAATGGCGTACAGATCCGTCAGTGAACGCGCGCACCGATCCATCGACGTGACGACAAGCTGATCTCCTGCACGGACATATCGCATTGCTTCATCACGTCCAGGGCGCTCACGCGATCCACCACTGGCCTTATCCGTGTATTAGGTGAAGACCTTCTCTGCCTTGGGTTGTTCAATCTGACGATCAAGGTTCTGATCTTTCGAACTCACCCGGGCATAGCCCACCTTTTGTCCTGAGATCGCACCCAACTGTTCAGTGATCTCCAGAGGCAGTGACGGTTCTGTTCCGTTAGTCTTGGAACTAACCCTAGCGAACAGGAAGTTTTGTCATTCACAAATTGTTCGCTTGGGGTGTACCCATTTACGCTTTTCAGCTAAAGCCTTGCAGGCTAAAGGTGAGTAAGATTGAGCCTTCCACGTACTAAGGGGGAACGGTGATCGAGACAGTCGATGATCTTAAGGTCGCTCTCAATGTAGAGGACTTGCGGCGAATGAGTAGCGACAAAGTTCTTCACCTCGTCAAGATGGTGCAGAAAGAGGGAGTTAACGAGGCGGTCCTTACGGCGTTACGATCTATCGCGCCCGACACGATGTTCCAGTTTGCCCAGGCGATGGACGATAGTGTCCAAAAGGCTGTTGCCAGCAATGACCGGAGTTCAGACAATCTTTACGCGCAAATAGACACGTCAAAAGAAATACTCCGTCAAATTATTCACAACCCCAATAGTTCTGAGCAGGAACGCCAGGATGCACTTAACCGCCTAGAGCGGTACGACGACAAACTATTTGAACATGAGTTGAACAATAAACGATTCAACTTGGAAGTGTTGAAGGTCAACAAAGAGGTAGTCCTCGGAATTGGAATTGCATTTGGCGCGGCCGGCATGGCCGCAGTTTCTCCAGAAGCCAGGAAATGGCTAGTGCAAAACGGAGGACAGATGGTTGCGAACGTAACCAGGAAAGCGCTTCCCGGCAGTTAGAGAATGTGGGAGGGTTGTCGCTCGCCGCCGGCAGAGTGAGACCACCGATAGGAGAGGGAAGCTGGTCACGCACCACAGCGCCCAAAAGTTGGGAGCGACGCTTTTGCCGAAGGCTGTTTGCCCTGTTTGTGCGGCGATGTCGCGGTTGAGGTCGGTGTACCCAAT encodes:
- a CDS encoding DUF4192 domain-containing protein, producing the protein MSTHSHTLASHGEILANLPGILGFYPNNSLILAFFVDDEGVDTVRLGPVARFDLDEAVEKLTESRERFAAWVHHLELDAVIAYMISDDIAQPIFDETATYLTSGAVHLPPLLGVVQVPEIVTGAAWWSVYQHPLIDEPRHGVVGEVAASAALKQMLEHTGELPEPSKDDIEARLNSTDHGIDAAEHADIIEDALAYIPPMFSDMLQREYEQAAAGITQPSTRAVRSALKCFTTPRLRDTLLAALLDEPQAGLAFIEQVMRAVPTSWPGMRAQLTATVAVLAHATGQPGLAGVAAQRATEIGPDENFPSLVAKLTDIGQGERMVELVREGAEKTRTILFAE
- a CDS encoding recombinase family protein, giving the protein MLIGYARVSTSKQGQSLDTQRDALIDAGCDPQHIYSDTISGTKWQRPGLDDALAYMRPDDTLVVTRLDRLGRSLADTVNTIADLAERDINVKVLEPALDTSKPTDKVVINVMASLAEWERDLLVQRTREGVAHARAQGRVAGPKPKLSAEQAQIAKELIEGGKSLSAVGRTFNVSRPTIYRALKRIEADA
- a CDS encoding single-stranded DNA-binding protein; its protein translation is MSNPFNNGTIVGNAARAPKLFEHANGGATVKLSVYARNTFKNKATGKVESEIVELTGYVQDAKNPGVFGCIGSGDRVAVSYSLKTDVYTDKDGQKQYPLVARIDTVQLIDSKKESAARAARRGGEAANAALAGADADNDEAPF
- a CDS encoding HNH endonuclease, which encodes MSKWSNFVRGEPARQEVLEVALDWIAQRDGVSIDNYMAKHRDDDDCNELQTYFTTVIDWAASVFKMTDSSMRGIAWNKLYEQYGDKGYDATEMTAEARELLSDSQVQSKKGIYEYLLGGKKETRLLSVRVFTEAVKKRVYKRQTDAAEKNGVSNCSYCALGHEGGKAKIWPLKDMDADHVAAWSKGGKTEESNCELLCKSHNRAKGNA
- a CDS encoding ATP-binding cassette domain-containing protein, yielding MVKKSLVENATFSLPGPGFVAICGASGSGKTLLLNTLAGLLPPADGLLRIDGENASAWRMKRRRRFWRERAAIIHQDHGIIPELSCEDNLTLGLSRKQYSKEELLHSLGEVGLDVPFDGPAAILSGGEQQRLAIARALLRGAAYVFADEPTASLDPTNRDQVIALLRRAADGGALVLAATHDAAVIAAADSTLRINDRQVTVSGSARD